In the genome of Vicia villosa cultivar HV-30 ecotype Madison, WI linkage group LG7, Vvil1.0, whole genome shotgun sequence, one region contains:
- the LOC131618936 gene encoding uncharacterized protein LOC131618936 produces the protein MGLFKVVFFTNGKFVRDEGVSYEGGDVFAIAGQDPDFWSYFEACDLLKSLDASFIKEDVKMWWKSEHGSLENDLKPLVNDEDATLLAMCAEETKSDIEIYTEPKDNVNSEDSEDSESSEDSLDGIHFEDSEEERMNDNDEDVGEEINNSGAGGVEDGAGGVEDGAGGIENGAGGAESGAGGIHTGMMTAEMEREYIIDDDYLTDELDSGADDDSDGGRPSVAVLEHNVLNGREVKFAKNDGERCRVICKNKQQCGYTVLCSRVLRTESFRIKTLIQKHKCGRKFFNKNANADWVSRIIVDKLKNNSGMKLNEIVSDVRLRFATEITGCRAFKARQIARRVVEGDSAKQYTMLWSYGAELRRACIGNTFKLNISGLPPKFERCYMCFDGTKRAFKNGCRPFIGLDGCHLKNKYGGILLIAVSRDANDQYLPLAFGVVETECRDSWSWFMRLLLEDIGSDNRCCFISDQQKGLVNVFEEDYPEFEHRFCLRHLYANFKKKFGGGTLYRDLIMAAAKATYFEDHEAKMNQIKEANPDAYEWMNAIPKNKWCKHAFPFYSKCDVLMNNLSESFNATILMQRDKPILTMFEWIRNYLMGRFATLREKVENYKGVIMSKPLRRLDREIEKSASWLPTYAGRLTFQVTHVMFTDSFVVDLAKHTCSCNFWDLVGIPCRHAVAAIHRKVDNPINYVHKCYHKSTYVTCYNEVISPINGQNKWPKTTDPEILPPSYKRGPGRPKKLRRREADEESQTRWQRTNTSHRCKICFEYGHNKRTCKKNKQLAVIVGEVPRDVPRDVSSDVPTDVPTGVAPTQGSQTPNVGTSGVKKRASVQIGGKSKKSKSTANVTGKSKKSKSTANVGGKSKKSKASVQTNDVPQHEAVSENQAEDVQAGDVPHSNENQAEDVPHSNENQAEGVQINDVQSNDVPANDVPANDVPATNEAVSENQANGVPHTNEDVPANDVPHTNEDVPHSQNTVSSAEAMKRYCGIDPDELEALLDDEEILDIAPLRIDTSPVKSKRPGPKTFIGKCPKVPKTVKPSIAPKVSKAANKPTMSTMSDPVKVMISPRKKSNLAASPIRKSDRLRTLKAKNIPGPGRDQNDPLEIPDEDTTVSSASGSKPWADIQKSMTQ, from the exons ATGGGGTTATTTAAGGTTGTCTTTTTTACCAATGGCAAATTTGTAAGAGATGAAGGGGTATCATATGAAGGGGGCGATGTTTTTGCTATAGCTGGTCAGGACCCAGATTTCTGGTCATATTTTGAAGCATGTGATTTACTTAAGTCTTTGGATGCTTCATTTATAAAGGAAGATGTGAAAATGTGGTGGAAGTCCGAACATGGCTCACTTGAAAATGATCTAAAACCACTTGTTAATGATGAGGATGCAACATTGTTAGCTATGTGTGCTGAGGAGACAAAGTCTGATATTGAGATATATACTGAGCCAAAAGACAATGTTAATTCAGAAGATAGTGAAGATAGTGAATCAAGTGAAGACTCTTTGGATGGCATACATTTTGAAGATAGTGAAGAGGAGAGGATGAATGATAATGATGAAGATGTAGGTGAAGAGATCAACAATTCTGGTGCAGGTGGAGTGGAAGATGGTGCAGGTGGAGTAGAAGATGGTGCAGGTGGAATAGAAAATGGTGCAGGTGGAGCAGAAAGTGGTGCAGGTGGTATACATACAGGAATGATGACAGCAGAGATGGAAAGGGAATACATAATTGATGATGACTACTTAACAGATGAGCTTGATAGTGGGGCAGATGATGATAGTGATGGTGGTAGGCCTTCAGTG GCTGTACTGGAACACAATGTGTTGAATGGGAGGGAAGTTAAGTTTGCCAAAAATGATGGGGAAAGGTGCAGGGTTATTTGTAAGAATAAACAACAATGTGGTTACACTGTTTTATGCAGTAGAGTGTTGAGAACTGAATCATTCAGGATTAAGACTTTAATTCAGAAGCACAAATGTGGAAGGAAGTTCTTCAACAAGAATGCTAATGCTGATTGGGTGTCTAGAATAATTGTGGACAAGTTGAAGAACAATTCAGGTATGAAATTGAATGAGATTGTTTCTGATGTTAGATTGAGGTTTGCCACAGAAATTACTGGATGTAGGGCTTTCAAAGCAAGGCAAATAGCTAGAAGGGTTGTTGAAGGTGACTCAGCCAAGCAGTACACTATGTTATGGTCATATGGAGCTGAATTGAGAAGGGCATGTATAGGTAATACATTTAAGTTGAACATTTCTGGTTTGCCACCTAAGTTTGAAAGGTGCTACATGTGCTTTGATGGTACAAAGAGAGCATTCAAGAATGGTTGTAGACCTTTCATAGGATTGGATGGTTGTCACTTAAAGAACAAATATGGTGGAATATTGTTGATAGCTGTCAGTAGGGATGCTAATGATCAGTATCTTCCACTTGCCTTTGGTGTTGTGGAGACTGAGTGTAGAGACTCTTGGAGCTGGTTTATGAGGTTGCTTCTTGAAGACATAGGTTCTGATAATAGGTGTTGCTTCATTTCTGATCAGCAAAAG GGATTGGTGAATGTATTTGAGGAAGACTATCCTGAATTTGAGCACAGGTTTTGCTTAAGACATTTGTATGCTAACTTCAAGAAGAAGTTTGGGGGTGGTACACTCTATAGAGATCTAATAATGGCTGCAGCAAAGGCAACCTATTTTGAAGACCATGAGGCTAAGATGAATCAAATTAAAGAGGCAAATCCAGATGCCTATGAATGGATGAATGCTATTCCCAAGAATAAGTGGTGTAAGCATGCCTTTCCCTTCTACTCTAAGTGTGATGTTCTTATGAACAACCTAAGTGAATCTTTTAATGCTACTATTTTGATGCAAAGGGATAAACCTATACTAACCATGTTTGAATGGATTAGGAACTATCTAATGGGTAGGTTTGCCACTCTTAGGGAGAAGGTAGAGAATTACAAAGGAGTGATTATGTCTAAGCCACTTAGAAGGTTAGATAGGGAGATAGAAAAAAGTGCTAGTTGGCTGCCCACTTATGCAGGTAGATTAACATTTCAGGTTACTCATGTAATGTTCACAGATAGTTTTGTTGTTGACTTGGCAAAACATACATGTTCTTGTAATTTTTGGGACTTGGTAGGGATCCCATGTAGACATGCTGTTGCAGCCATTCATAGGAAGGTAGATAACCCCATTAACTATGTACACAAGTGTTATCATAAGTCTACCTATGTAACATGTTACAATGAAGTTATCAGTCCTATTAATGGCCAAAACAAATGGCCAAAGACCACTGACCCTGAAATCTTGCCACCTAGTTATAAGAGAGGCCCTGGCAGACCAAAGAAATTGAGAAGAAGAGAAGCTGATGAAGAAAGTCAAACAAGGTGGCAAAGGACTAACACAAGTCATAGGTGCAAGATTTGCTTTGAATATGGACATAACAAAAGGACTTGTAAGAAAAACAAACAGCTAGCAGTTATTGTtggtgaagtaccaagagatgtACCAAGAGATGTATCAAGTGATGTACCAACAGATGTACCAACAGGTGTTGCACCCACCCAAGGAAGCCAAACACCTAATGTGGGAACTTCTGGAGTCAAAAAAAGG GCTTCTGTGCAAATAGGAGGGAAATCAAAGAAGTCAAAGTCTACTGCAAATGTAACAGGGAAATCAAAGAAGTCAAAGTCTACTGCAAATGTAGGAGGGAAATCAAAGAAGTCAAAGGCTTCTGTGCAAACTAATGATGTGCCACAACATGAAGCTGTAAGTGAGAATCAGGCTGAAGATGTGCAAGCTGGAGATGTGCCTCATAGCAATGAGAATCAAGCTGAAGATGTGCCTCATAGCAATGAGAATCAAGCTGAAGGTGTGCAAATTAATGATGTGCAATCTAATGATGTGCCTGCTAATGATGTGCCTGCTAATGATGTGCCTGCTACCAATGAAGCTGTAAGTGAGAATCAAGCAAATGGTGTGCCTCATACCAATGAAGATGTGCCTGCTAATGATGTGCCTCATACCAATGAAGATGTGCCTCATTCACAAAACACTGTCAGTTCAGCTGAGGCAATGAAAAGGTATTGTGGAATTGATCCTGATGAATTGGAGGCCTTGTTAGATGATGAGGAAATACTTGACATTGCACCATTGAGAATTGATACTAGTCCTGTCAAGAGTAAAAGACCTGGTCCCAAGACCTTTATTGGGAAATGCCCCAAGGTTCCAAAAACTGTCAAACCATCCATTGCTCCAAAGGTGTCCAAAGCTGCCAACAAGCCAACTATGTCAACTATGAGTGACCCT GTAAAGGTAATGATATCACCAAGGAAAAAGTCCAATCTTGCTGCATCTCCAATTAGAAAGAGTGATAGGCTAAGGACTTTGAAGGCAAAAAATATACCGGGGCCTGGAAGGGATCAAAATGATCCACTTGAAATTCCTGATGAAGACACTACTGTGAGCAGTGCTAGTGGGAGCAAGCCATGGGCTGACATCCAAAAGAGCATGACTCAGTGA
- the LOC131617135 gene encoding ASC1-like protein isoform X1 has protein sequence MPMDLFQQLTFVDWQQQSYPTVSDFFLLPFFALFFPSLRFLLDRFIFQKVAIRLIFGKGHEVLDFQTDERRKKISKFKESAWKCVYFLSAEIFALSVTYDEPWFTDTRYFWIGPGNQIWPDQKIKLKLKGLYMYGAGFYSYSILALIFWETRRSDFGISMTHHVASLSLIVLSYIFRFVRVGSVVLALHDATDVFLEIGKMSKYSGAETTASFAFVLFVLSFTILRCIYYPLWVLRSTCYEVVNTLKLKEHWVDGTIYYYVFNTLLLCLLILNIYWWVLMLRMLAGQIRARGKVSEDIRSDSEDENEHEE, from the exons ATGCCAATGGATTTGTTTCAACAACTGACTTTCGTTGACTGGCAACAACAGTCTTACCCTACCGTTTCTGATTTCTTCCTTCTTCCTTTCTTTGCTCTCTTCTTCCCTTCCCTTCGCTTCCTTCTTGACAGGTTCATTTTCCAG AAAGTGGCCATACGATTGATTTTTGGAAAAGGACATGAGGTGCTTGACTTTCAGACAGATGAAAGGAGAAAGAAAATTAGCAAGTTTAAGGAATCAGCGTGGAAATGCGTTTATTTTCTATCGGCAGAAATTTTTGCTTTGTCTGTAACATATGATGAACCTTGGTTTACTGATACAAGATATTTTTGGATCGGGCCAGGGAATCAGATATGGCCCGATCAAAAGATTAA ATTGAAATTGAAGGGGCTGTATATGTATGGTGCTGGATTTTATTCTTACTCCATACTTGCTTTAATTTTCTGGGAAACACGACGCTCTGACTTTGGGATTTCCATGACACATCATGTTGCATCTCTCAGTCTCATCGTCCTTTCCTACATTTTTAG GTTTGTTCGAGTTGGATCAGTTGTTTTAGCGCTTCATGATGCTACAGATGTGTTTCTGGAGATCGGGAAAATGTCAAAATACAGCGGCGCTGAAACAACGGCTAGCTTTGCTTTTGTTCTTTTTGTTTTGTCTTTCACCATCTTGCGTTGTATTTACTACCCATTATGGGTTCTTCGAAGTACATG CTATGAAGTTGTCAACACCTTGAAATTGAAAGAGCATTGGGTGGATGGTACAATATATTATTATGTATTCAATACTCTTCTACTCTGCTTGCTTATTCTTAATATTTATTGGTGGGTGCTGATGCTTCGGATGCTAGCTGGTCAAATTCGAGCAAGGGGAAAAGTTAGTGAAGATATTCGATCTG ATTCTGAAGATGAAAATGAACATGAAGAATGA
- the LOC131617135 gene encoding ASC1-like protein isoform X2, translating into MPMDLFQQLTFVDWQQQSYPTVSDFFLLPFFALFFPSLRFLLDRFIFQKVAIRLIFGKGHEVLDFQTDERRKKISKFKESAWKCVYFLSAEIFALSVTYDEPWFTDTRYFWIGPGNQIWPDQKIKLKLKGLYMYGAGFYSYSILALIFWETRRSDFGISMTHHVASLSLIVLSYIFRFVRVGSVVLALHDATDVFLEIGKMSKYSGAETTASFAFVLFVLSFTILRCIYYPLWVLRSTCYEVVNTLKLKEHWVDAGQIRARGKVSEDIRSDSEDENEHEE; encoded by the exons ATGCCAATGGATTTGTTTCAACAACTGACTTTCGTTGACTGGCAACAACAGTCTTACCCTACCGTTTCTGATTTCTTCCTTCTTCCTTTCTTTGCTCTCTTCTTCCCTTCCCTTCGCTTCCTTCTTGACAGGTTCATTTTCCAG AAAGTGGCCATACGATTGATTTTTGGAAAAGGACATGAGGTGCTTGACTTTCAGACAGATGAAAGGAGAAAGAAAATTAGCAAGTTTAAGGAATCAGCGTGGAAATGCGTTTATTTTCTATCGGCAGAAATTTTTGCTTTGTCTGTAACATATGATGAACCTTGGTTTACTGATACAAGATATTTTTGGATCGGGCCAGGGAATCAGATATGGCCCGATCAAAAGATTAA ATTGAAATTGAAGGGGCTGTATATGTATGGTGCTGGATTTTATTCTTACTCCATACTTGCTTTAATTTTCTGGGAAACACGACGCTCTGACTTTGGGATTTCCATGACACATCATGTTGCATCTCTCAGTCTCATCGTCCTTTCCTACATTTTTAG GTTTGTTCGAGTTGGATCAGTTGTTTTAGCGCTTCATGATGCTACAGATGTGTTTCTGGAGATCGGGAAAATGTCAAAATACAGCGGCGCTGAAACAACGGCTAGCTTTGCTTTTGTTCTTTTTGTTTTGTCTTTCACCATCTTGCGTTGTATTTACTACCCATTATGGGTTCTTCGAAGTACATG CTATGAAGTTGTCAACACCTTGAAATTGAAAGAGCATTGGGTGGATG CTGGTCAAATTCGAGCAAGGGGAAAAGTTAGTGAAGATATTCGATCTG ATTCTGAAGATGAAAATGAACATGAAGAATGA